The Microbulbifer sp. YPW1 genome contains the following window.
AAGTCCAAAAACAACGGCATCGACCCCCACGCAGCGGTGCAGGAATACGGTGCCGACACCGTGCGCCTGTTCACCATGTTCGCCGCGCCCCCCGAGCAGACCCTCGAGTGGCACGACTCCGGCGTGGAAGGCGCCAGCCGCTTCCTGCGCAAACTGTGGAAAACCGTCCACGGCCATATCGAAGCCGGCGACGGCAGCGCTGCGATCGACACCTCAGCCCTGACTGAAAAACAGGAGCAGCTGCGCCGCAAAACCCACGAAACCATCCAGAAAGTCAGCGACGACTACGGCCGCCGCCAGACCTTCAACACCGCCGTCGCCGCGGTGATGGAACTGCTGAACGAAGTAGGCAAGATCGCAGAACGAGATTCCGCCAACGGCCTTGCCGTAGAACGCGAAGCCCTGCAGGCCGCCGTCATGCTGCTGGCCCCGGTGACCCCGCATATCAGCCACGAACTGTGGAATGCGCTGGGCAACAGCGGCGAACTGGTCGATGCCCAGTGGCCGCAGGTCGACGAAAAAGCCCTGGTGCGTTCCAGTATCACCCTGGTCGTTCAGGTGAACGGCAAGCTGCGTGCAAAGCTGGAAGTACCGGCAGATGCGGACAAGGAGACCCTGGAAAAAATGGCGCTGACCGACGAGAACGTACTCAAATTTACCGATGGTAAAACCGTACGCAAGGTCATCGTGGTACCGGGTAAGCTGGTCAATATCGTCGCCAATTAATAAGCCCTACTCACCTTACGAAGCTCATCACTTGATGCTAAGGGCGGGTGCCGGGTAAGGGTTTTTGAAAGCGTCAGCGACAGGGACGTCGCTGACGCAGCGTACATGGATGTATTCACAGCGGTTTCAAAAACCCTTACCCGGTATCCGGCCGCCGCTCCAGCTTAAAAAGGTCCACTTCGGACTCACAAAATAATTCGGAAGTTCATGAATACAATAATGCTCCGCACCCTGACAGTAATCCTGGCCGTCACCATCGCAGCCTGCGGCTGGCACCTCCGCGGCGCACCGAAGAACTTCCCGCCCGGCAGCAAGCTCTACATCACCACCGAAGATCCGAGAAGCGAACTGGCCGAAAGCATCACCCGTCTGCTGCAGACCAGTGGCCTGCCCCTGGCCGAAGCCCCCACTGAGGCCGACTTCACCCTCACGATTCACAAAGAGACCGAAACCAAACGCACCGTCTCCGTCGACTCCAAGGGCCGCGCCTCCGAATACGAACTGATCACCAGCGCCGAATACAGCGTGCGCGACAAAACTGGCCGCGACCTGCTCACCATGGCCAAAGCAGACGTGTACCGTACCCTCGAATGGGACGACAACGAAGTCGTGAGTAAAGGGGAAGAAGAGCGCCTGCAGCGGGAAGAAATGCGCCGCGAACTCATCAGCCGTATCATCGACCGCCTGCGTCGCATAGAAATCAGCAGCCCGGTCACCGACGACCCCGCCTCCCCGTAAGGAACCGCGGCAATCATGGCAAGAATCAACCCGCGGCAACTGCCCCAGAACCTGCGTCAGGGCCTCGCCCCCATCTACGTCGTCACCGGTGACGAACCGCTGCTGGTGCAGGAGTGTTGCGACAGCATCCGCGAAACCGCGCGCAAGCACGGTTTTAACGAGCGCGACCTGCTACACGGCGAGCACAACTTCGACTGGGGGCAACTGCTATCCGCCGCTGGCAGCATGTCGCTGTTCGCCGACAAAAAAGTCATCGAACTGCGTCTCCCTGGCGGTAAACCCGGCGATAAAGGCAGCAAAGCCCTGCAAGAGTTCGC
Protein-coding sequences here:
- the lptE gene encoding LPS assembly lipoprotein LptE, whose product is MLRTLTVILAVTIAACGWHLRGAPKNFPPGSKLYITTEDPRSELAESITRLLQTSGLPLAEAPTEADFTLTIHKETETKRTVSVDSKGRASEYELITSAEYSVRDKTGRDLLTMAKADVYRTLEWDDNEVVSKGEEERLQREEMRRELISRIIDRLRRIEISSPVTDDPASP